In a single window of the Solea solea chromosome 14, fSolSol10.1, whole genome shotgun sequence genome:
- the mmp17b gene encoding matrix metalloproteinase-17b isoform X2 produces MKTWILLLCLSDTWMWTRSTAAVTSTPPSAHVTPTEDDNTHLLDWLMKYGYLPPSDTSTGQLQAWTAVTDAVKAMQRFAGLTDTGVLDEETMVLMKSPRCSLPDHEETSKSLDKQERRHRRRRRRRRSSTSMWTHRNINWRLHSYPSSSRLSRETVRSLVFYALRVWSEPTPLDFHEVSNPGTADLLVDFLHGYHGDGYPFDGAGGAVGHAFFPTDPTRAGGVHLDAEEEWAFRQPASEGTDLFTVLVHEFGHALGLAHSSSRHSVMRPYYQGPAGDPLHYRLGPHDVEHITQLYGQRNQLQPNNAPRVTPETHNRGTHQPHHKYGSLIDRCNTSFDAVTRIRGETFFFKGQTMWRVSGAGLVSGGGVLVRRLWRGLPPDLPRLTAVLERQSDHAIIFISGSQFWLFSDLTLQDGFPQPLSRLIRADDDDDDDDDDDEKQEVATRRWGLVWDPEDGPMWGDKGEAGSEKRQGDTWTQLLQEGVSGITTDSNGSVFLFKGDSYWKFSSPGSSPEDGYPRSSAADWLDCPDSTSFSPIVDDRSLSLSPPAGRQELRERWREVREEEGAGGRREHDKDTQGNPQERGSHIWTQCACQNGATGPGISLCTSCASSTRSADFGIVREEHDGCTRRNRRRSRQESSQPRPFSCEPLDQTCPLLL; encoded by the exons ATGAAGACGTGGATTCTTTTGTTGTGCCTGAGCGACACATGGATGTGGACAcgctccactgctgctgtgaccTCGACACCCCCGTCTGCACATGTGACACCCACTGAAGATGACAACACCCACCTGCTG GACTGGCTGATGAAGTACGGCTACCTGCCGCCCTCAGACACGTCCACTGGGCAGCTTCAAGCCTGGACAGCAGTCACTGATGCTGTCAAGGCCATGCAGAGGTTTGCAGGCCTCACAGACACTGGGGTTCTTG ATGAGGAGACGATGGTGTTGATGAAAAGTCCACGCTGCTCCCTACCTGACCACGAGGAAACATCCAAATCTCTGGACAAGCAagagaggagacacaggaggaggaggaggaggaggaggagcagcaccTCCATGTGGACACACAGGAACATTAACTGGAG gTTACACTCGTACCCGTCCTCCTCTCGTCTGTCCAGAGAGACAGTCCGCTCACTGGTCTTCTATGCTTTAAGAGTGTGGTCAGAACCAACACCTCTGGACTTCCATGAG GTAAGCAATCCAGGGACAGCTGACCTGTTGGTGGACTTCCTTCATGGTTACCACGGTGACGGCTATCCCTTTGATGGGGCAGGTGGTGCAGTCGGCCACGCCTTTTTCCCAACAGACCCAACTCGTGCGGGTGGAGTTCACTTGGATGCAGAGGAGGAGTGGGCCTTCAGACAGCCAG CCTCTGAGGGCACTGACCTGTTCACAGTACTGGTCCATGAGTTTGGCCATGCTCTGGGTCTGGCCCACTCCTCATCCCGCCACTCAGTGATGAGGCCGTACTACCAGGGTCCTGCTGGAGACCCCCTCCACTACCGCCTGGGACCCCATGATGTGGAGCACATCACCCAGCTCTATG gTCAAAGGAACCAGCTACAACCGAACAACGCTCCTCGCGTCACACCAGAGACTCACAACAGAGGCACTCACCAACCTCATCACAAATATGG CTCCCTCATCGATCGCTGTAACACCAGTTTTGATGCTGTGACGAGGATCCGAGGAGAGACTTTCTTCTTCAAAG GTCAGACCATGTGGCGGGTCAGTGGAGCAGGTCTGGTGTCGGGTGGCGGGGTTCTGGTCAGGAGGCTGTGGAGGGGTCTACCTCCCGACCTGCCTCGTCTCACTGCTGTGCTGGAGAGACAGTCAGATCATgccatcatcttcatcagtg GTTCACAATTCTGGCTCTTTAGTGATCTCACCCTGCAGGACGGCTTCCCCCAGCCCCTCTCTCGCTTGATCagagcagatgatgatgatgatgatgatgatgatgacgacgagaAGCAGGAGGTGGCCACGAGGAGGTGGGGCCTGGTCTGGGACCCAGAGGACGGACCCATGTGGGGCGACAAAGGAGAAGCTGGCAGTGAAAAAAGACAGGGGGACACTTGGACTCAGCTGCTTCAAGAGGGAGTCAGTGGCATCACCACAGACAgcaatg gtTCAGTCTTTCTCTTTAAAGGAGATTCTTACTGGAAGTTCTCATCTCCTGGCTCTTCACCCGAGGACGGATACCCGCGTTCCTCGGCTGCAGACTGGCTCGACTGCCCCGACTCCACCTCATTCTCACCCATCGTGGATGATCGCTCCTTGTCGCTGTCGCCACCTGCAGGAAGACAGGAGCtcagggagagatggagggaggtgagagaggaggagggagcaggaggaaggagggagcaTGACAAGGACACACAGGGAAATCCTCAGGAGAGAGGCTCACATATCTGGACTCAGTGTGCTTGCCAAAATGGAGCGACTG GCCCTGGTATATCTCTGTGCACATCGTGTGCATCATCAACGCGCAGCGCAGACTTTGGAATCGTGCGCGAGGAGCACGATGGCTGCACacgaagaaacagaagaagaagtcgcCAAGAATCATCCCAACCTcgacctttcagctgtgagccgctcgaTCAGACgtgtcctcttcttctttag
- the mmp17b gene encoding matrix metalloproteinase-17b isoform X1, translating into MFKTENHVVKMKTWILLLCLSDTWMWTRSTAAVTSTPPSAHVTPTEDDNTHLLDWLMKYGYLPPSDTSTGQLQAWTAVTDAVKAMQRFAGLTDTGVLDEETMVLMKSPRCSLPDHEETSKSLDKQERRHRRRRRRRRSSTSMWTHRNINWRLHSYPSSSRLSRETVRSLVFYALRVWSEPTPLDFHEVSNPGTADLLVDFLHGYHGDGYPFDGAGGAVGHAFFPTDPTRAGGVHLDAEEEWAFRQPASEGTDLFTVLVHEFGHALGLAHSSSRHSVMRPYYQGPAGDPLHYRLGPHDVEHITQLYGQRNQLQPNNAPRVTPETHNRGTHQPHHKYGSLIDRCNTSFDAVTRIRGETFFFKGQTMWRVSGAGLVSGGGVLVRRLWRGLPPDLPRLTAVLERQSDHAIIFISGSQFWLFSDLTLQDGFPQPLSRLIRADDDDDDDDDDDEKQEVATRRWGLVWDPEDGPMWGDKGEAGSEKRQGDTWTQLLQEGVSGITTDSNGSVFLFKGDSYWKFSSPGSSPEDGYPRSSAADWLDCPDSTSFSPIVDDRSLSLSPPAGRQELRERWREVREEEGAGGRREHDKDTQGNPQERGSHIWTQCACQNGATGPGISLCTSCASSTRSADFGIVREEHDGCTRRNRRRSRQESSQPRPFSCEPLDQTCPLLL; encoded by the exons ATgtttaaaacagaaaatcatGTTGTCAAGATGAAGACGTGGATTCTTTTGTTGTGCCTGAGCGACACATGGATGTGGACAcgctccactgctgctgtgaccTCGACACCCCCGTCTGCACATGTGACACCCACTGAAGATGACAACACCCACCTGCTG GACTGGCTGATGAAGTACGGCTACCTGCCGCCCTCAGACACGTCCACTGGGCAGCTTCAAGCCTGGACAGCAGTCACTGATGCTGTCAAGGCCATGCAGAGGTTTGCAGGCCTCACAGACACTGGGGTTCTTG ATGAGGAGACGATGGTGTTGATGAAAAGTCCACGCTGCTCCCTACCTGACCACGAGGAAACATCCAAATCTCTGGACAAGCAagagaggagacacaggaggaggaggaggaggaggaggagcagcaccTCCATGTGGACACACAGGAACATTAACTGGAG gTTACACTCGTACCCGTCCTCCTCTCGTCTGTCCAGAGAGACAGTCCGCTCACTGGTCTTCTATGCTTTAAGAGTGTGGTCAGAACCAACACCTCTGGACTTCCATGAG GTAAGCAATCCAGGGACAGCTGACCTGTTGGTGGACTTCCTTCATGGTTACCACGGTGACGGCTATCCCTTTGATGGGGCAGGTGGTGCAGTCGGCCACGCCTTTTTCCCAACAGACCCAACTCGTGCGGGTGGAGTTCACTTGGATGCAGAGGAGGAGTGGGCCTTCAGACAGCCAG CCTCTGAGGGCACTGACCTGTTCACAGTACTGGTCCATGAGTTTGGCCATGCTCTGGGTCTGGCCCACTCCTCATCCCGCCACTCAGTGATGAGGCCGTACTACCAGGGTCCTGCTGGAGACCCCCTCCACTACCGCCTGGGACCCCATGATGTGGAGCACATCACCCAGCTCTATG gTCAAAGGAACCAGCTACAACCGAACAACGCTCCTCGCGTCACACCAGAGACTCACAACAGAGGCACTCACCAACCTCATCACAAATATGG CTCCCTCATCGATCGCTGTAACACCAGTTTTGATGCTGTGACGAGGATCCGAGGAGAGACTTTCTTCTTCAAAG GTCAGACCATGTGGCGGGTCAGTGGAGCAGGTCTGGTGTCGGGTGGCGGGGTTCTGGTCAGGAGGCTGTGGAGGGGTCTACCTCCCGACCTGCCTCGTCTCACTGCTGTGCTGGAGAGACAGTCAGATCATgccatcatcttcatcagtg GTTCACAATTCTGGCTCTTTAGTGATCTCACCCTGCAGGACGGCTTCCCCCAGCCCCTCTCTCGCTTGATCagagcagatgatgatgatgatgatgatgatgatgacgacgagaAGCAGGAGGTGGCCACGAGGAGGTGGGGCCTGGTCTGGGACCCAGAGGACGGACCCATGTGGGGCGACAAAGGAGAAGCTGGCAGTGAAAAAAGACAGGGGGACACTTGGACTCAGCTGCTTCAAGAGGGAGTCAGTGGCATCACCACAGACAgcaatg gtTCAGTCTTTCTCTTTAAAGGAGATTCTTACTGGAAGTTCTCATCTCCTGGCTCTTCACCCGAGGACGGATACCCGCGTTCCTCGGCTGCAGACTGGCTCGACTGCCCCGACTCCACCTCATTCTCACCCATCGTGGATGATCGCTCCTTGTCGCTGTCGCCACCTGCAGGAAGACAGGAGCtcagggagagatggagggaggtgagagaggaggagggagcaggaggaaggagggagcaTGACAAGGACACACAGGGAAATCCTCAGGAGAGAGGCTCACATATCTGGACTCAGTGTGCTTGCCAAAATGGAGCGACTG GCCCTGGTATATCTCTGTGCACATCGTGTGCATCATCAACGCGCAGCGCAGACTTTGGAATCGTGCGCGAGGAGCACGATGGCTGCACacgaagaaacagaagaagaagtcgcCAAGAATCATCCCAACCTcgacctttcagctgtgagccgctcgaTCAGACgtgtcctcttcttctttag